A segment of the Cricetulus griseus strain 17A/GY chromosome 6, alternate assembly CriGri-PICRH-1.0, whole genome shotgun sequence genome:
GTCAGTCTAGATCCCTTCATGACTGTCCACTTATTTCATATGTGGAAGTGGGGCTCTGTGTTGCACTTTACTTTAGACATTTATGTATTCAACAGATGAAGAGTGAATTGTATGTTACAGTGACTCCTCCAAGTGCCTTTAACAAAGTAATGAACAAACAAATCCTTTTTATCATTGTGTTCACTTTCTAGgtatcaggaagcagaaagtaaaTCATAAATGTGATAATAAATAAGCTGTGTCACATGTTAGGATGTAACTGTAAGAGGTGAGCTttggagaaaagaaatagagtagagTACGGGGAATTGGTGTGTTGCAGCTTTTAATGGGGAGGTGAGCAGAGGGCCTGTTAGGAAGTAGGGTAGTCAGTCACTTGAGGAGAGACTTCAGTTAACTGTCAGGGGAAAGAATGTGCTAAAAAGTGGGAACAGGAAGGGCATAGCCAGAGTCTAGTGTGACTGGAacagatgaggaggagagagTTGCAGAACGTGAGGTCAGAGCAGTAACAGGAACTGTAAATCCATGGCTGTAAGTGGTCTTGGAGAGACAGCAAATCATTGAACTGCTTTCTCGTGTGTGGTTGATAAAGCAGTGTATTGTTTACTGGGCCCTGGAGTCAGTTAATAAAAGCCAATTTATTTAATTACAAGTGCACACATCCCTCCTACTACTCCACTACTCTGTTCTTCTAAACTTccctaaagaaagagaagactgaACTCCTTGACCTGTACATAACGTGTGCTTGTCAAAGCTGCTTCTCTCATCTTTTCCATTCTCCAGGGTGTAAGAACCTCCGGCCTGTGTGCTCAGCAGACAATCAGCCTGCCTTATGTTTCTATTGGCAGGGCCTTACTATGGTAACCCTGAAAGTAGATTCTTTCCTGTGTCGATCTGAAGTCTGCTGCTTTGGGATTTGTGTTCATTGGTGCAGCATTTGTCTACAGTTAATTTTCTAATAGCTCAGTAGGTAGTTGACTGAGTGTTAAAAGCCAGCGTCAGCAGGAGACAGGAGACTCATGAAACTGTCTTTGAGCCTTCTGCAAGCATTCGTCTTTAGACTGAGAAAATCATGTAACCTCAGAatcttccttctgtctcttcaGTGGTCACTCTTGTGGTCCTTATATGGGTCTTCTGTGACACCACACCAAGCAAGAGGTGTATCATGTCCTTCAGACTCAGTGGCCAGTTGTATTCACTCTACCTCCATCCCTCATTTGAATTAGCCATGAGCAATTCACTGGTGTGGCAGTAGCCATTCTCTCCCACCACTCCCACCTCCAAAGACTTCACTGGGCCTACTAGAGATGCTCAGAGCCACTGGGCTTGGGCCCTTGCTCCACCCACTTCCTAGTTTAAGTCATTACACTGAATGACTGAACAGTGTCacctgattttattttgttaacaaatttggaaaatttgtaaaagaaatttgGACTTATTACTTTCTTAACTATTGTATTGGTTTAATCTCAAAGCATGTCAAGGGAAATTCATATTCTTAATATTGGGTTATAGCTGCAagtgttttttaatttagtgaCCTTCTGTCTCCGTTAAAGCTGCATGCAAATCATCATCATTCAGAGCTTTGCGCCATAGTGATTGTTCCCTACTGAAGCTCTCATGTTAGCATTACTGTAATGTGCCAGTCATTTGTTACTTGATCGTATTCACACAATCCTTCTGATTCACGACTTTGGTGTTTTTGGCTTCTCCCTTTTGTTCACAACAGCTGTTGCGGAGATGTGTTAAAAATCATTAGCACAGAATTGAGGCTGTCTTCCTAATGTAGTCAAAATAATTGCTccacttgtaaaagaaaatggGGATAGGACAATTATATTGTTATCTGTCTCCTCCCATGTCTCCTTTATCTGTCTGTCTTATTTCTCTCTCACATACATGGCCTAATGTGTTTAATATACAAATCTGTACAGAGTCTCTAGAACAGACAGAACTAATTCCCGAGTGTGAAGATCTACAGTTCCTCGGAATAACTTAATTAGTAACATCTTATTTTATGTTACTGTTGAATTTGGTGGATCTTATGGTGTGTAACTTAACTTAGGATGGTTTAGGGTGTAGGGTGTTTCTGAGTGCAGGATCCTCAGTCAAGCTGAGCAGATGCTCTGCAGAGGACTACAACGTTAGCCCTGGGCTTAGGGTTTTGGTATAAAGTTTTATAAAACCTATATCATACATATTGAATAATTCAGCTtcattgtgtttcttattttattttttaagatttattgtttgtgtttgtgagagagggaggagggaagatgcCTTCTGTTTTGAGGCAGTATCTCTTGTGGATTCTGCCACTATGCTGCCTTCTGCCTCTTCTTAAGTTTCTACCTCCCACATACGGTaggagtgctgaaattacagatgtgtaccacccaCTGCATCCAATTTTTTTATGTGGATCCTAAGAAttaactcaggctgtcaggcttacACAGTTACTATTTTTATGCCCTgcccatctcctcagcccctatTCTGTTTGTTGgagaaattcaataaataaaaaacaaataaataaatgatctttTAAGGTAGGCATGATATAATTAAAGTAGGCCTATAGCTGGCTGGGtcacaaagaaattaaataaaaaatttaaatatttagaaaccCAGATTTTAAGCATGAGTTAGTATAACATGAGTTAGTCttgttaaaaaatgttttgagggCCAGAAAGCCTTGCTATGCTATGTAAGCCTGACAGCCTGGGCTCAGTCCCTGGAGTTCATGAAAGGAGGGAATCGGTTCCCAgattgtcttttgacctccacatgtgtgccatggagcATGTGTGCCCACAGTCTCTCACACATACATCATAGACATTCACAGGATAGTATGtgagataaaaattttaagtaatttcTAAAGTACTGCTAATTTGCTGAGACagatattatgtatgtatttttaacatAATCAGTTTTGAAgcattccttcttccttcttttctctttggaagCACTCCTCTGGTCACGACAGAAGGGAGAGCCACAATTCATACCACCGGAACTCCTCTCCAGAAGACAGGTAACTGCTCTGTGTGCCAAGTgtgaattttgtgttttcatcaAGAAACTTAGTTCTCTGATTCTTCATTTTAAGGTGGACATTGAAGTGCTGCTTTTGTTGTTCTGGCTCATGGATACATTCACACAGCTTTTTATagctaaatttttatttacatcatAGCATAATTATGATAAAATAAGCAATCTAGAAATAGTACCAGTAATGTGCATCATGCATTCTTATTAGCACTACAGCTGTGTCCCTTACTAAGTGAGGACCATTAAAGTAATTCCGAAAGTGGAATTGTGCACTTCATTCCTACTCCACTCTGCCAGGGTCTCCCAGGCCCTTCACTTAGGAACTTGTGACCACTTACTACCCTCTCCAGTCACATCAGACATACACAAGTGTAAGGTAATTGTAAATATATCTGTAAAACCCAAATTATATTACCATGTAGGTTATATATTTAACTTCCCTTAATGGTCTCTGACTTTATTGAGTTTGAAGAGTCAAACTGTAGATGTAACATGATCCATCTTGTTTGTCTATTCAATGTTCCCAGCACTGCAGCTTCCAGAACAGCATTCAATAATTATAATGCTTGGAATAGAGTCAAATAGAACAAGCAGTGATTGATGCTGGTCTAATTTGTTCAGTGTAGCTCCAAGGAGGTATTTGTAAAGTAGCCTCTTGCTGCCCGATATGTGTAGTTTCCAGATTTATCCCTGTGTGAATAAAGATGAGTATATTGGGTTAAGTTAATTCCAGGCATCGTTTTTGCTGTGTCCATGCTGGAAGCTTTTGTAATTCAGACTGGATAGGTGCCAGCACAATGAGCCATTAGTTAAAGCACTTCATTATGATGTTGTGCAGTCGTACGTTGTTTGGCATCACTAATATCTGACTTTCCAAGTCTAACAAAGTTGTTTTCGATGAACAACTTGGGTTTTCTTCTCTGTTAGATATGCAGAACAAGAAAGGTCCCCCCGGGATAGAGATTACTCTGATTACAGCCGGTCAGACTATGAGCGTTCAAGAAGAGGGTATTCTTATGATGACAGCGTGGAGTCACGGTGAGTGTTGGGGATCTTAACTGCAGAAAAGTAAACTTTTCATCGTGTACATggtacttgttttgttttggagactgagTCTCACATATCCAACTTCTGTCTACCTTCTGAGCTTCGGGATTACTGTCAAGCCCAGTTTGAGTGCTGGGGGTCTGACTCTGATTTTGTACATGTTAGTATGTACTCTGTTAAGTTACTCCGCAGCCTGAGTTTCCTTTACTTGTGTAATAGAAACGAAGACTATAGCAAACTCATTTCTTTCAACTATGGGCATGCTGGATTCACTATTTCTTAACAGCGTTATCCTGGTCTTGATGTCCATGTTCAGTTTTGCAGTACATATTATTGTTAAAGATTGTTATCCttctcattttggtttttcagcagggtttctctgtgtagctctggcctatcctggaaccctctctgtaaaccaggctggccttgaactcacagagatcaacctgcctttgcctcctcagtgctaggatgaTAGGCGGGCACCACCCCTGCCCAATTGTCATCCTTCCTCTAACCAGCTTCCAGACTAAAGCTTATATAAAGCCTTGAGCCCTGGAATAAGGGATCTTTTTCTCTGTAAGGTGTTACTTCACCACTCTGAAccagtttcattttctgtggtcTTACTCATTCTATGTGTAGTTCATTGTAAGAATGATTTTATGCTTtgtccacccccccccaccccattttacAGAAGTCGAGACCGAGAAAAacgaagagaaagagaaagagatgtgGATCGGAAAAGGTCTCGGAAATCTCCATCTCCTGGAAGAAGGAGCCCAGAACGAGCAGTAACCCAGAGTTCTACTCAGGAGGAACCTagcatgaagaagaagaaagatgagcAGGATCCGCTGCTCACCCGAACTGGGGGAGCATATATTCCTCCCGCAAAGCTCAGGATGATGCAGGAGCAGATCACAGACAAAAACAGGCATGGTGATGTACTGCATCTCCAAAACAGAGATAGCCTCATTGAACAAGGGGTAGAGTAGTGTAATTAGTGTCAGCTGTTAAGAATGTACTCGGTTTACTGTGATAGAGACCACAAATTACAATATCTTGTCTTTTTGACTTCAGAAATTTCTTTTGAACATTGTACGCTAGTTGCTCTGATATTAATTCATAACTtttttatgtttctctctctctctctcctctgtgtgtgtgtgtgtgtgtgtgtgtgtgtgtgagagagagagagagagggagggagggaggggagggagggagggagagagagagagagagagagagagactttgagtGTTGAGTATTAGTTCTCAGGcactgtcttttatttatttacttactttttggAGAGTGGGTTTCTCAGTGGCCTGAAACTTGCCAAATAGGTTAGGCTGgcaggccagcaagccccagaaatgCACGTGTCTCTGTATTGCCGTATCTATTACTAGTGTGTACCAGTGTGACAGGCATTTTTTACATGGACTTGGAGATTGAACTTCCGTCCTTGACAGTGATCTTTGAGATGTAATATTTGGGAGAGTTTTAGCAATGACTTCCATTAATGCAaacttcatcatcatcataaagGCAGCATTGGAAGAATTAGTGAGAAGTATTTACTTTTCCTGATCCAGTCCAAAGCAGATTATtcagtcaggaaaaaaaatgttattaattGAATTCTTGCATCTAGAGGTACAATAGGCAGGGGAAGAGTTAGCAACATATGGGATTTTAAGCAGTTCTAGGAGATAATTCATATATGGTGGAGGTCTGTTCATGGTCAGAAGGTACAGTAGAAATGGAGGGGGAGTCTGTAGGTTTTCCTTTGAGTTGACCCATGATAGGGTGGAAGGACAGCTCCTGTGTTAGGAAAAGCCATAGTGCTTGATGTTTTCCAGTTTCCTAGGAGGTTGTGCTTACATGCTTGCAATATCTTACTAAGTTACAGACATATTTCTCTAGATATGGCTGATACCTAGGTGTGTGCAGTAAGCAGTTATGAGCTTGACTGACAGAGAATTTTGAAGCAACAAGAAAGTATTACTTGCAAATGTGCCTGTCAGTCTGCCTCTTATCCTCATTGCTTACTGGCAGTTTTAAACAGTGTCAGGGACCTAATAATCCACCAAGCACTGTTCACACTGCTCTGCTACACAGGGATTCTATAGGTTCCTAGAGAGGATTCAGGTAGTCCGGTCACAAATCTGGACTGGGgaaatgcatttaatttttattaatccCCAACTAAATTTTAGCATCTCTTTCTATTAGAAGTATAACTATAGTGTATACTTCCAATCCATTTGTTACTGTGAGATACTGTTTATGGCCATTCGACTTGAAATTAAAATCAATACTTGGCCTCCTACCACTTCTTGTTATTTCATGTCTGAAGACACTCAGAGCACTCTGTATCAAGCTGCTTCTTTTCGTGTTTTGAGGACTGTCTCAGTGTCTGATCTATCTTTTTGTGTTTATGCATTTTAGGAAGTGTACTGTTTTCACTAGACTTCAAAAGAAGTATATGGGAAAAAAGGTTATGTTTTCCTCCATCCAACATTAAATtccaaaagaaataattataaaaaccATAGATTTTTAGAGCCTTAAAAGACTGAGCATTATCAAGTTTAATGTAAAAAGCAAGTGAGGCTTAAATGCCCAAGAGTAAGTTAAAAACAGTGAGGCCATGTAGCTTTCAGCAGGATAGCTGCATAAACAGGAGGTCTTTCAAATGTTATGACGGTGTCTCAGCTCCAAGGTCCCTTGTGACTTTGCCTTTTTTGGTAATTTTTAGCTTAGCCTATCAGAGGATGAGCTGGGAGGCCCTGAAGAAATCAATCAATGGTCTCATTAACAAGGTCAACATCTCCAATATAAGTATCATTATCCAAGAGCTCCTTCAAGAAAACATAGTCAGAGGGAGGTAAGTACTGGTCATTTGCCTTGTGTATCTCATAGTAAGTTTTCAAAGAAACTTAATATCTCTCAACGGTAAGCATTGGTTTGTTATACTACTTCATTTCAAAGGTATTTGTGAACGTTTATTCAAAATGCAGTTCTTTTACAATGTAGGCTATTAAATAACTTATATCATGTTGTTCAAAGTTTATAGTCAGTGCTTTTTGAGATTTGATATCACAGCATAGTTTTGCACAGGAATTTACTAAATTTCTCTAATAATTTAAATCTATTAATTACTAAAATATGCTATTTCAGACTAATTGTTTAAGTTGCCATGAAATCTTATAAATCTGTTATTAACAGTGTGATGCTTTGGTGTGTTCATCCTGTGTTGCCACAAGGGTCAGAATTTGTTCCTTAGAGTTGAACGTTATTctattgtgtgtatatgaattGTCTTTGTTACTAGTCAGTGACAGGAGCTCCATCTGGCTCTTGTGGATAATGCTGTAGGGATGTGGTGTGTAGCTCCCTGGCTTGGTGTTTCCCTACCTTCTGCATTACTGTGCATGCCTACTCACAGTCCACAAGTGTTCCCTATTCTCTGCAGCCTTTGTCATTTTTATGACATTCATTGTACCAGGGATGAGATGATCTATCATGGGTTTTACTCTCTCTGTTCATCTGATGATAGGTGGTGCTACATGGTATTACCTATGTGTTAtcttgagaaatgtctatttagatGTTTTGTCAATTTTCAAAACGGGTTATATGGTTTATTACTGTTGGCTTATCTgatttccttgtatattttggattttAGTTCCTTATCAGACTTGGCTTGCAGATACTTCTCTTTCCGTATTTGGTTTCTTTTCACTGTCCAGAAGCCATTTAGATTAATGAGGTCTCATATATCAAGTTTTCTTGGACCTCCTGTGGTTTTGGAGTTATGTTTTAATGTATCAGTCCAGACAAATATCATGGCGCTCCCCCCAGTAGTTCTACAGATTGTTTTCCTATGTGTTAATCAATTTTAGGTTGCTGTGTTGTGTGGTATAAGACTAAGTTATGCTTTTATTCTTCTGCATGTTGATGTGTAGTTTTCCTACCACTACTCTTGAACAGACTACCTTTATATTGCATGCTTTGATGCTTTAGTTAAAAACAATCAGATACAAATGTATGAATTTGTCCCTAGGTACTCTGTTCTGTTCTCTGTTGGTTTCTATAAagttttatgccagtaccatgctgttttggtTACTATTAACTTTGTGTAACAATAGTAGGTTTTTAATTGGGTAATATGCTGCctcctgcttttttctttttgctgaagATTGCTTGGTCACTTGGATTCTTTTATAgtgtatattaatttttaaggaaCTTCTTTCCCCTGAAAAATGCCTCTAGAGTTTTGTTGGGTATTACACTGAATTCAGGTAGTGTGACAAGCGTAGCCTGTTCCTGATCCCAAAGGAAGGGTTTTTGGCCTGTCACTGTTGAGATTTTgtcattatttcctttatttccagTTCACATTCTACTTAAACCAAAATGAGGATGATAGATGAGTGGGAAAGATAAAcaataaatttgaagaaaaatgaatcaatTTTCTATTTGGATTCAAGcaattggtgattttttttaaagaataaagaaatggaaataaatatcTCATATCTGTCTGTTGTTTTTACATCCAAATGCTGTCTTCTTGTGATTTTATATTACACTGATTATTATCATTAAAAACAGGACTAAACTAAGTAGAGCATGTGGTTGGGGAGCAGAAGGTTGGCCAAAAGCCTGCTACTGTCCATGGAGGTGGCAGAGCTCTGTTCATTTTACCTGGAAAACAAGCAGGCATAGAGAAGGGACCTCTGTTGCTTATGTCTTATGTATAATCTGGGTTCACTTCTTTTCCTCCTCAGTGGTTCAGCTGTCCTGTCTACACTGCTAAGTATTAAGTCATTTCCCACCCTAGATTCTAGCAGTCCAGTAACTGTCACAGTATTTCTCAGAATAATGTAAATTAGCTTGCTGTCCATCTCTCTTttccttaccaaaaaaaaaaaaaagactgtctcaAGGTGAGTTTCCTATCTCTATATTGTCACTTCATCAGCACTCAGTATCCTTACTTTTGTTCCTCTAAAATTACACCAACAGAAGGAAACAGCTCAAATCTGTGTCCCATCACAGAATTGTTTCATACAGATGATGGACCCTGGTAGAAACGTTATGTTGTCTAAATTTTACACTCATCAAGCAAGTTTGTTTTTACTCCGCTGTTTTGGGGGTTTGGTTTATTGAAAAGTTTCTCCTACAATGTATTGTGATGTTTTCCCCCATTCTTACAGTCATGATTAGAGGAAGTGTGAATaggaaaagaattttatttagagaacaatttttgaaaaaacttattctggttttattttacaaaaaagcacaattttgttttcataaaagcATCCCTCCCCCCAGGCAAGATTTCTCTTtgtggccctgactgtcctgtaactaggttggtagaccaggctggtctcaaactcataagatccgccagcctctgcctcctgagtgctgggattaaaggcgtgtgtcaccaagcctggcaTAAAAGCacttcattgttgtttgtttttgtttttctttttacatcccaactaacacttcccctccctcctctcctcccagcccctttctcctcttcttctatttttcttcaggAAAGGGCCGGCATCCtgtggatatcagccagccatgatTTATCATGTTGCAATGAGACTAGGCAGCTCCTCTTTTTTTATTGATTGCCAAGATAAACTCTTTTTCCAGGAAAAGTAGTAAAGATTTAGTTGTGAATgagcttttattattcatgacCAAAGAATAGTTTTCCttgattttacatatttttcctgaactctatttttcttatgttttgggCAGAGGACTGCTGTCCAGGTCTGTTCTACAGGCACAGAGTGCCTCTCCAATCTTCACTCATGTTTATGCAGCTTTGGTGGCAATAATCAACTCCAAATTCCCACAGATTGGAGAATTAATCCTCAAGAGACTAATTCTTAATTTCCGGAAAGGATATCGAAGGAATGATAAGGTATGAGTGGCTTGTAAGTAGACTGTCACGTGAGTTAGTCCAGTAATCTAGAATCAATGAAAGCTAGCATGCTGATTTGTACACAGGAGTGCATTTACCATATGCTCCATGTAGTCTGCTCATTCTCCTTCATATCCCCTGGCCACTAACATGATGACTGACTGTATACTCAATAGCTTTTATAGCTCCTTCCTGTGTATTACTGCTAGATAAAAATTATCCCCTGTGCTTCCTTAAAGAATATGGTAATCTACTATAGATTTTATTGATACAGGAAAATTGATTATAGTTGATGAGTTAACTGTGTTTACTTTCCCTTTTCAGCAACTTTGCCTGACTGCTTCAAAATTTGTGGCACATCTTATTAACCAAAATGTGGTAAGtaattgtctttaaaacctaCTTGAATTCAGTGGCACTTAATCGTGGTCTTGGTGCCATTTTCCTACATCATAGTCTTTGATCACCTTGGGTTAGATTTCATTTGTAAAAGTGTTTAAATCCATCCAATATTCTTGAATATAGAGAAAATCTAAATATTGTAAGGTATTTTGTCAGGCTGATGTGAGTAAAAACTGCCTGTGGTTACTTAGCTACAAGTTATTCTGTGTAGAGTTTTAACTAAATCCTTTTTTCTATGTCTCTTCCACTCACTTCTTCCTTTGTCTGCTATTCATGGCCACCTAATAGATGATGCTTGGTGTGAGCAACTTGTACGATTCATAATGTTGCTTCAGTAatctttaagatatttttttttttttgtataacttAAGGACTATTTACTATTTAGTAGAATTGTGAAGTAGATTGAATTGGGGAGCAGATATAAAAAGTTATGGTCATGAAAAGGGTATCAAAAAAAGaattggggctggagtgatggctcagtggttaagagcacagcttgtgctcttccagaggacctgagttctatccccagcactcaaaaccatctgcaactccaatcTCAAGAGATCTGACTTCCTCTGCTtctacataaatgaaaataaatctactTGGAAACATAAATCAGATGCTTCTTTCTGTTCAGTataatgaattttattatttagatgttaaaatttatagaaaaactaTCATGTGCATTATAGTCATTATAGAATACTAATATATGTTTAAAAGCTTTTCAGTAGCAGGTTAGTAATGTAAAACTATTTTGTCTCTTCTGTGTGTCTGGATTCTGTTAAGGCACATGAGGTTCTGTGCCTGGAGATGCTAACTTTGCTGCTGGAGAGACCAACAGATGACAGTGTCGAGGTAGCTATTGGCTTCCTCAAGGAGTGTGGCCTCAAATTAACCCAAGTGTCACCAAGAGGAATCAATGGTAAGTGCACATCCTTGgtttgtatattctttttttttttttttcttttttagttcttcAAGCTTTAATTAGTTGTCAAATCAAAATTAAGCAAGCAGCATGCCTCATATTTTGAAAGGTCTGCACAGTGAATTTGTGCTTCGAAGGCACAACTAAGTCTGTAGAAAGCATGAGTCcccaattttctttttggttttttttttttcccctctcccatcctcccataccccccactaACCCTCTTCTCCCCTACTTCCCACTGCCTatcctctccccagggagagtgagtccttccaatttggggcagggcctaggtcctccctgGTGTatttaggctaagagagtatccctccacgagggaatgggctcccaaagcccattcgtgcactaggaataaatactggttccgcCACAAGAGGTGGTTTGTATATTCTTATCTATCTCTAGTGTTAGTGTTGTTTTATTGTCTTTGCTTTGCTTATAACTTCAGCTATCTTTGAACGCCTTCGAAACATTCTACATGAGTCTGAGATTGACAAAAGAGTTCAGTACATGATTGAAGTGATGTTTGCTGTACGGAAGGATGGATTCAAGGACCACCCTGTTATTCTAGAAGGACTTGATTTAGTGGAAGAGGATGACCAGTTTACTCATATGCTCCCCTTGGAGGACGACTATAATCCAGAAGATGTTCTCAGTAAGCCTAGGGTGTGCAAAGCAGGAGGTAGGGCACCAACATGTTGATGCAGGAAATTAAcacttcttctttattttttaagatgtttTCAAGATGGATCCTAATTTTATGGAGAATGAAGAGAAGTACAAAGCTATTAAAAAGGGTATGTAAAACTTGACAAAACAGCCTGGATCAGAAGAAGCAATGTAGATAGTTCCATGATTCTGACAGGAATATTAATGGCCCACTGATTTCTCCCCACACTGAAGCTCAGCTCCAATGATGCCTGCTCTTTGCTTCCTCATGAGTTAACCTTCTTTGTATTGGTCACTTCTGTATAAATTCATTCTAAATTCTGTAGTTCTTTGccactcttcttttcttttaagtttcacCTGTCTTAAGAAACACTAATAGATTACCAGTGGCCTTTATTGGACTTTTTTTCTACACCTACAGTCAGTGCCATACAGTTGATACACAGCTGAGTGCTATTTGCTATTGGAAGTGCCATACCATATCTTCTCTTGATGGTAGATCAATGTTCTTCTAATGACATTAACTGCATTTTCTGTGTCTTAATTGGTTGATGAGCTGACTATTATTTCTATGTCAGTAGTGTACTGTAAATTGGAACTTCAGACAGACTTTatgttgtgttttgtgtttgctaTTACTATCTGGATAGCCTGGAACAAATTATTTGTTTGATAGACAAATCAAATTACTAGAGGAGAAGAAATGCTTTGTGTTGCCGCAGACAGTTGTTTAGATGGTGGTAGCTGTTTTCTCAAGCATGGGTATTTTTCTCTAATAATCATGTCCAGGTCTACTTTGTTTACTT
Coding sequences within it:
- the Cwc22 gene encoding pre-mRNA-splicing factor CWC22 homolog isoform X2, which produces MKSSVAPMKHSSGHDRRESHNSYHRNSSPEDRYAEQERSPRDRDYSDYSRSDYERSRRGYSYDDSVESRSRDREKRRERERDVDRKRSRKSPSPGRRSPERAVTQSSTQEEPSMKKKKDEQDPLLTRTGGAYIPPAKLRMMQEQITDKNSLAYQRMSWEALKKSINGLINKVNISNISIIIQELLQENIVRGRGLLSRSVLQAQSASPIFTHVYAALVAIINSKFPQIGELILKRLILNFRKGYRRNDKQLCLTASKFVAHLINQNVAHEVLCLEMLTLLLERPTDDSVEVAIGFLKECGLKLTQVSPRGINAIFERLRNILHESEIDKRVQYMIEVMFAVRKDGFKDHPVILEGLDLVEEDDQFTHMLPLEDDYNPEDVLNVFKMDPNFMENEEKYKAIKKEILDEGDSDSNTDQEAGSSEDEEEEEEEEEGEEEEGGQKVTIHDKTEINLVSFRRTIYLAIQSSLDFEECAHKLLKMEFAESQTKELCNMILDCCAQQRTYEKFFGLLAGRFCMLKKEYMESFESIFKEQYDTIHRLETNKLRNVAKMFAHLLYTDSLPWSVLECIKLSEETTTSSSRIFVKIFFQELCEYMGLPKLNARLKDE